GGCGGCACGAGGAAGATCGCGCCGACTTGCAGCAGGCGGATGTCGTCACGCGACAGGTTGTTGAGCGTCAACATCTCGTCGGTGTCGTCCCACGTGTAACCGTAGGTCAGCAGGATGTCGCCCAATGTCTGCTCGGGCTGAATTTCGTGCATGATATTGCCGAAACTGTCGAGGCCGACGACGAAAGACGGTGGCGCCGACGATTGGCTCCCGCTGTTCCCGCCCGATGACGCTGCCGACACCAGCGGCGTACCGCCCACGCGCCCGAAGACCAGCACGTACGACCGTCCCCAGTCGCTGGACGCCGTCGCGATGCCGATTTCCTGATAATTCGGGTTGGTCATGCCGCGATAATGGATTGGCGAATTGAGCCAGAAGTTCCATGCGTTGCCGGGTGTCGCATTTGTTCCGGCGTAGATGTTCTCGCTCACCCAACTGCCGCCATATCCGGCGGCCGCTGCGCGGGTCGTAGGGGTCGATCCGTTCGCCTGTGTGTGGGTAATCTGGCCGGTGCTGACCATGTACTGCGCTTGGTTCAAGGCCGCCGCGCTCAACGCCGAGTTCAGCGTATAGCCGGGCAGGCCAAGCGACCCGCGCAGGCCGTTAATCCGGCCCAACAGATCGCTGACCGCATCTTGCGCACTGGCCGGCATGAGGATCGCAGCCGCCAGCAGCAGGGCGAGGAACAGTCTTGCGCGCTTCATGCGCCGCATTCTAGCACGTGCCGTCGGTCGAATCTCTGACGGTTCCCCACCGTCTCTATCGCTCATCATGGATCGCTAACGTGGATCGCGTACCTTAACGATCAAGCGCGTGTTATAACTACTACACTGCGTTATAACCGTGTAAAGTTTGCGTTAAACCGAGGGTTGTGAGATACAGTTGATGCAGAT
The sequence above is a segment of the Candidatus Flexicrinis affinis genome. Coding sequences within it:
- a CDS encoding CAP domain-containing protein, translated to MKRARLFLALLLAAAILMPASAQDAVSDLLGRINGLRGSLGLPGYTLNSALSAAALNQAQYMVSTGQITHTQANGSTPTTRAAAAGYGGSWVSENIYAGTNATPGNAWNFWLNSPIHYRGMTNPNYQEIGIATASSDWGRSYVLVFGRVGGTPLVSAASSGGNSGSQSSAPPSFVVGLDSFGNIMHEIQPEQTLGDILLTYGYTWDDTDEMLTLNNLSRDDIRLLQVGAIFLVPPKDGTYTPTPLPEGWPTATPEPEDFVATAIAEAAANATAAALTPTTTLVPTSTPEPTQRPSPRPFDTPTPNTSSASSARIATSAGVPAFLVMTMTPTVNMQATASPTPEATVIAQVGSPPPAAPALIEQVSVQPPSESPWLIIALVGQAVVIVAGAAIFFLSRRRR